From a region of the Daphnia pulicaria isolate SC F1-1A chromosome 1, SC_F0-13Bv2, whole genome shotgun sequence genome:
- the LOC124344672 gene encoding uncharacterized protein LOC124344672 isoform X2, whose protein sequence is MGLQIPYHLVSNIGNVLRKSRIRIHHYNFFTIKTSVRTLASFSKNNKFTSQTFSSCGKKNNTNSSFFKVDRICEELSYNPYTKGVFNNRLYPEIRAENDPILESIVSASTVEEIFDLIKDHPHNEVYSSQAIVTLSLLSKAYSNLKSEMTLLNSMEDKDFIQVVKSHPQFWSTVECVEKSSSLLSDNVLTTVLLCLNKFEILPWDPCLTSIWLDSLTRIGSFPLEALRNWCLATILPNHSGRLALPAALPTFHRHMNQFQSVADFGMLVTCFAAIAPVVHKTGPTARIFIAHVNRLLDTKFLNQDTPLSILVGLLHALYLVAKTNASSSSANLKILYLLLNSPQMSDPASVGYFDVIRKTWETVSEPIGLVRKMEEVSCGLLEKLDIHIEHISLLSHVSHSYETSSDRKNQLELHLLRIMENEPINRIEPHLKQIFRIIRASKISDIKLVDLYWNLVLKNLNRHYSYQDEFISFFLDTAQWYMFFNNNLGGTYRSKLFENHILLAIDTMIQGDWGQPVTNVRFFCRMAAFVLAYGGHPIRNDLLAKLIEIEEQLTIQDIYYLSRGIQLGRHWLNRSQMHYSQRNMGDLLSVLNRRSIALFSSETSSTLSLSTTLLHAAHYRNTEIYGSLNLYEIGLQKCETQLSELTARVTRDLVFFLDRFHYVHFKIIDTIVDYVLKRHEHLGPSTIINAFVLCFTSGYSTSALDRLAPVTLKLLETKEHGLFGLSVLEAGLALLYSNRMSIKLVNQIFAIDFLEKLDSEVANCYSKTSYPIRVRRTLMELNRCVCIDMPEAGVPWFHEKYCQEQVQTKAPVSSNFHEDVYDCLVHILGSEKFIKRWALSPYYHLIDFELTLNENGKPIIPSSNKLKEPNSHEEKVAIMALVPMYFTINHGHMRGLKLLRHRQLEILGYRVVGIPYNHWNSLALSTPEAKTNYLKQKLFKQRHA, encoded by the exons ATGGGTCTACAGATTCCTTACCACCTTGTATCAAATATAGGAAATGTACTCAGGAAAAGTAGAATTCGAATTCATCACTATAATTTCTTCACTATCAAAACAAGCGTTCGAACATTGGCGAGTTTTTCGAAGAACAATAAATTTACTAGCCAAACCTTTTCCAGttgtggaaagaaaaataacactaattccagtttttttaaagTGGATAGAATATGTGAAGAACTGAGTTACAATCCTTACACCAAGGGAGTTTTTAACAATCGTCTCTACCCAGAAATACGAGCTGAAAATGACCCAATTCTCGAGTCAATTGTCAGTGCTAGCACAGTTGAAGAAATCTTTGATCTCATCAAAGATCATCCCCATAATGAAGTATACAGTAGTCAGGCGATTGTTACTTTGTCATTGTTGAGCAAAGCTTACAGCAACTTGAAGTCGGAAATGACTTTACTAAATTCTATGGAAGATAAAGATTTCATTCAG GTTGTAAAAAGTCATCCTCAGTTCTGGTCGACAGTGGAGTGTGTAGAGAAATCGTCATCGTTGTTGTCCGACAATGTGCTCACCACCGTGCTGCTCTGCCtgaacaaatttgaaatccTACCATGGGACCCTTGTTTAACATCCATCTGGCTGGATTCACTTACTCGTATTGGATCTTTCCCGTTAGAAGCGCTGCGTAATTGGTGCCTTGCCACAATCCTGCCGAATCATAGTGGCAGATTGGCCCTTCCGGCTGCCCTTCCAACTTTCCACAGGCACATGAATCAATTTCAGTCGGTAGCTGATTTTGGAATGTTGGTAACCTGTTTCGCTGCCATCGCTCCTGTAGTTCACAAAACAGGACCCACTGCGCGCATCTTCATTGCCCATGTCAATCGTCTATTGGATACAAAGTTCCTCAACCAAGACACTCCCTTGTCCATTCTAGTAGGGCTTTTGCACGCTCTCTATCTAGTGGCTAAAACCAATGCGTCGTCTTCTTCGGCCAACTTAAAAATCCTCTACCTTCTTCTAAATTCGCCCCAGATGAGCGATCCGGCGAGTGTGGGATATTTCGACGTGATTCGAAAGACTTGGGAGACAGTGAGCGAACCCATCGGTTTGGTCCGTAAGATGGAGGAAGTATCATGCGGTCTGCTGGAAAAATTGGACATTCATATAGAGCACATCAGTCTACTATCCCACGTCTCCCACAGTTATGAAACGTCGTCCGATCGTAAAAACCAACTGGAACTACATTTACTACGCATCATGGAAAACGAGCCCATCAACAGAATCGAGCCGCATCTCAAGCAAATCTTTCGCATCATCCGAGCATCTAAAATATCCGACATCAAACTGGTCGATCTTTACTGGAACCTCGtgctcaaaaatttaaatcggcATTATAGCTATCAAGAcgaattcatttcattctttCTTGACACTGCTCAATGGTACATGTTCTTCAACAACAATCTTGGAGGAACGTATCGATCGAAACTCTTTGAAAACCACATCCTTCTGGCAATCGATACAATGATCCAAGGCGATTGGGGCCAACCCGTCACCAACGTTCGCTTCTTCTGTCGCATGGCAGCTTTTGTACTGGCATATGGAGGACACCCAATACGAAATGATTTGCTGGCCAAACTGATCGAGATCGAAGAGCAATTGACAATACAAGACATCTATTATTT ATCCCGGGGGATTCAACTTGGCCGTCACTGGCTCAACCGATCACAGATGCACTATTCACAGCGCAACATGGGCGACTTGCTGTCGGTACTCAATCGGCGTTCCATTGCCCTCTTTTCATCGGAAACGTCAAGCACGTTGAGTTTGAGCACTACGCTTTTGCATGCTGCCCATTATCGCAACACCGAAATTTACGG CTCGTTAAATCTTTACGAGATTGGTTTGCAGAAATGCGAGACACAATTAAGTGAGCTAACGGCAAGAGTGACTCGAGATTTGGTCTTCTTCCTGGATCGATTTCATTATGTGCACTTCAAAATCATCGATACGATTGTAGACTACGTCTTGAAACGACACGAACATCTGGGTCCCTCAACCATCATCAATGCCTTCGTACTTTGTTTCACTTCAGGATACAGTACCAGCGCTCTTGACCGTCTAGCTCCAGTCACCTTAAAGTTACTTGAAAC GAAGGAACATGGACTGTTTGGTCTGTCTGTCCTGGAAGCCGGTTTAGCTTTGCTGTATAGTAACCGAATGTCAATCAAACTAGTCAACCAAATCTTCGCTATCGATTTTCTCGAAAAACTGGATTCGGAAGTGGCAAACTGCTACTCTAAA ACTAGTTATCCTATTCGAGTTCGGCGTACCTTAATGGAGTTGAATCGTTGCGTTTGCATTGACATGCCCGAAGCCGGTGTCCCCTGGTTCCACGAGAAATATTGCCAAGAACAAGTGCAAACAA AGGCTCCTGTTTCCTCAAACTTCCACGAGGACGTCTACGATTGTCTAGTTCACATTTTGGGTTCTGAAAAGTTCATTAAAAGATGGGCACTGAGTCCGTATTATCATCTTATAG ATTTCGAATTGACGTTGAATGAAAACGGGAAACCAATAATTCCGTCCAGCAACAAATTAAAAGAACCAAACAGTcacgaagaaaa AGTCGCTATTATGGCCCTTGTGCCGATGTATTTTACCATCAACCACGGTCATATGAGGGGATTGAAGTTACTTCGCCATCGACAGCTAGAAATCCTCGGCTACAGAGTCGTGGGCATTCCCTATAATCATTGGAATTCGTTGGCTCTCTCCACTCCTGAAGCCAAAACTAATTATCTCAAACAGAAGCTGTTCAAACAGCGACATGCATAG
- the LOC124349326 gene encoding uncharacterized protein LOC124349326 codes for MEPSTAANQPLIEGSHFGAAAAAADIYDDRSLFRRPNCHPATFLLNDRQAAVAATVYTICASSVTFFGYCFLAVATSYQAKHMADVYWGVQASYAAIMMAELTSLCLSTTLLIAIYQENCSLMVPWVLGFIGSISLEALAIVYSNVLRDHINQGFDQLCHFEIGVFLSKTFINILVIGAVVRLYRQLKDGATWRVSDIYEL; via the exons ATGGAACCGTCAACGGCGGCCAATCAGCCTTTGATCGAAGGCAGCCATTTcggcgccgccgccgccgccgccgacatCTACGACGACCGTTCGTTATTCCGCCGACCCAATTGTCACCCGGCTACTTTCCTACTCAACGACCGTCAAGCTGCCGTCGCCGCCACTGTTTACACAATA TGTGCATCTTCGGTTACGTTCTTCGGCTACTGTTTTTTGGCCGTCGCCACTTCTTATCAAGCCAAACACATGGCCGACGTTTACTGGG GTGTGCAAGCCTCTTATGCGGCCATCATGATGGCCGAGCTGACGTCCCTCTGTCTTTCCACCACTCTGTTGATTGCAATTTATCAG GAAAATTGTTCGCTAATGGTTCCGTGGGTGTTGGGCTTCATTGGTTCCATCTCTCTGGAAGCCCTGGCCATAGTCTACTCCAACGTCCTTCGTGATCATATCAATCAG GGCTTTGATCAGTTGTGCCACTTTGAGATTGGCGTCTTCCTATCGAAAACTTTCATCAAC ATTCTCGTTATAGGAGCAGTAGTGCGTCTCTACCGACAG CTGAAGGACGGCGCCACATGGAGAGTGAGCGATATTTACGAATTGTAA
- the LOC124344672 gene encoding uncharacterized protein LOC124344672 isoform X1 translates to MGLQIPYHLVSNIGNVLRKSRIRIHHYNFFTIKTSVRTLASFSKNNKFTSQTFSSCGKKNNTNSSFFKVDRICEELSYNPYTKGVFNNRLYPEIRAENDPILESIVSASTVEEIFDLIKDHPHNEVYSSQAIVTLSLLSKAYSNLKSEMTLLNSMEDKDFIQVVKSHPQFWSTVECVEKSSSLLSDNVLTTVLLCLNKFEILPWDPCLTSIWLDSLTRIGSFPLEALRNWCLATILPNHSGRLALPAALPTFHRHMNQFQSVADFGMLVTCFAAIAPVVHKTGPTARIFIAHVNRLLDTKFLNQDTPLSILVGLLHALYLVAKTNASSSSANLKILYLLLNSPQMSDPASVGYFDVIRKTWETVSEPIGLVRKMEEVSCGLLEKLDIHIEHISLLSHVSHSYETSSDRKNQLELHLLRIMENEPINRIEPHLKQIFRIIRASKISDIKLVDLYWNLVLKNLNRHYSYQDEFISFFLDTAQWYMFFNNNLGGTYRSKLFENHILLAIDTMIQGDWGQPVTNVRFFCRMAAFVLAYGGHPIRNDLLAKLIEIEEQLTIQDIYYLSRGIQLGRHWLNRSQMHYSQRNMGDLLSVLNRRSIALFSSETSSTLSLSTTLLHAAHYRNTEIYGSSLNLYEIGLQKCETQLSELTARVTRDLVFFLDRFHYVHFKIIDTIVDYVLKRHEHLGPSTIINAFVLCFTSGYSTSALDRLAPVTLKLLETKEHGLFGLSVLEAGLALLYSNRMSIKLVNQIFAIDFLEKLDSEVANCYSKTSYPIRVRRTLMELNRCVCIDMPEAGVPWFHEKYCQEQVQTKAPVSSNFHEDVYDCLVHILGSEKFIKRWALSPYYHLIDFELTLNENGKPIIPSSNKLKEPNSHEEKVAIMALVPMYFTINHGHMRGLKLLRHRQLEILGYRVVGIPYNHWNSLALSTPEAKTNYLKQKLFKQRHA, encoded by the exons ATGGGTCTACAGATTCCTTACCACCTTGTATCAAATATAGGAAATGTACTCAGGAAAAGTAGAATTCGAATTCATCACTATAATTTCTTCACTATCAAAACAAGCGTTCGAACATTGGCGAGTTTTTCGAAGAACAATAAATTTACTAGCCAAACCTTTTCCAGttgtggaaagaaaaataacactaattccagtttttttaaagTGGATAGAATATGTGAAGAACTGAGTTACAATCCTTACACCAAGGGAGTTTTTAACAATCGTCTCTACCCAGAAATACGAGCTGAAAATGACCCAATTCTCGAGTCAATTGTCAGTGCTAGCACAGTTGAAGAAATCTTTGATCTCATCAAAGATCATCCCCATAATGAAGTATACAGTAGTCAGGCGATTGTTACTTTGTCATTGTTGAGCAAAGCTTACAGCAACTTGAAGTCGGAAATGACTTTACTAAATTCTATGGAAGATAAAGATTTCATTCAG GTTGTAAAAAGTCATCCTCAGTTCTGGTCGACAGTGGAGTGTGTAGAGAAATCGTCATCGTTGTTGTCCGACAATGTGCTCACCACCGTGCTGCTCTGCCtgaacaaatttgaaatccTACCATGGGACCCTTGTTTAACATCCATCTGGCTGGATTCACTTACTCGTATTGGATCTTTCCCGTTAGAAGCGCTGCGTAATTGGTGCCTTGCCACAATCCTGCCGAATCATAGTGGCAGATTGGCCCTTCCGGCTGCCCTTCCAACTTTCCACAGGCACATGAATCAATTTCAGTCGGTAGCTGATTTTGGAATGTTGGTAACCTGTTTCGCTGCCATCGCTCCTGTAGTTCACAAAACAGGACCCACTGCGCGCATCTTCATTGCCCATGTCAATCGTCTATTGGATACAAAGTTCCTCAACCAAGACACTCCCTTGTCCATTCTAGTAGGGCTTTTGCACGCTCTCTATCTAGTGGCTAAAACCAATGCGTCGTCTTCTTCGGCCAACTTAAAAATCCTCTACCTTCTTCTAAATTCGCCCCAGATGAGCGATCCGGCGAGTGTGGGATATTTCGACGTGATTCGAAAGACTTGGGAGACAGTGAGCGAACCCATCGGTTTGGTCCGTAAGATGGAGGAAGTATCATGCGGTCTGCTGGAAAAATTGGACATTCATATAGAGCACATCAGTCTACTATCCCACGTCTCCCACAGTTATGAAACGTCGTCCGATCGTAAAAACCAACTGGAACTACATTTACTACGCATCATGGAAAACGAGCCCATCAACAGAATCGAGCCGCATCTCAAGCAAATCTTTCGCATCATCCGAGCATCTAAAATATCCGACATCAAACTGGTCGATCTTTACTGGAACCTCGtgctcaaaaatttaaatcggcATTATAGCTATCAAGAcgaattcatttcattctttCTTGACACTGCTCAATGGTACATGTTCTTCAACAACAATCTTGGAGGAACGTATCGATCGAAACTCTTTGAAAACCACATCCTTCTGGCAATCGATACAATGATCCAAGGCGATTGGGGCCAACCCGTCACCAACGTTCGCTTCTTCTGTCGCATGGCAGCTTTTGTACTGGCATATGGAGGACACCCAATACGAAATGATTTGCTGGCCAAACTGATCGAGATCGAAGAGCAATTGACAATACAAGACATCTATTATTT ATCCCGGGGGATTCAACTTGGCCGTCACTGGCTCAACCGATCACAGATGCACTATTCACAGCGCAACATGGGCGACTTGCTGTCGGTACTCAATCGGCGTTCCATTGCCCTCTTTTCATCGGAAACGTCAAGCACGTTGAGTTTGAGCACTACGCTTTTGCATGCTGCCCATTATCGCAACACCGAAATTTACGG CAGCTCGTTAAATCTTTACGAGATTGGTTTGCAGAAATGCGAGACACAATTAAGTGAGCTAACGGCAAGAGTGACTCGAGATTTGGTCTTCTTCCTGGATCGATTTCATTATGTGCACTTCAAAATCATCGATACGATTGTAGACTACGTCTTGAAACGACACGAACATCTGGGTCCCTCAACCATCATCAATGCCTTCGTACTTTGTTTCACTTCAGGATACAGTACCAGCGCTCTTGACCGTCTAGCTCCAGTCACCTTAAAGTTACTTGAAAC GAAGGAACATGGACTGTTTGGTCTGTCTGTCCTGGAAGCCGGTTTAGCTTTGCTGTATAGTAACCGAATGTCAATCAAACTAGTCAACCAAATCTTCGCTATCGATTTTCTCGAAAAACTGGATTCGGAAGTGGCAAACTGCTACTCTAAA ACTAGTTATCCTATTCGAGTTCGGCGTACCTTAATGGAGTTGAATCGTTGCGTTTGCATTGACATGCCCGAAGCCGGTGTCCCCTGGTTCCACGAGAAATATTGCCAAGAACAAGTGCAAACAA AGGCTCCTGTTTCCTCAAACTTCCACGAGGACGTCTACGATTGTCTAGTTCACATTTTGGGTTCTGAAAAGTTCATTAAAAGATGGGCACTGAGTCCGTATTATCATCTTATAG ATTTCGAATTGACGTTGAATGAAAACGGGAAACCAATAATTCCGTCCAGCAACAAATTAAAAGAACCAAACAGTcacgaagaaaa AGTCGCTATTATGGCCCTTGTGCCGATGTATTTTACCATCAACCACGGTCATATGAGGGGATTGAAGTTACTTCGCCATCGACAGCTAGAAATCCTCGGCTACAGAGTCGTGGGCATTCCCTATAATCATTGGAATTCGTTGGCTCTCTCCACTCCTGAAGCCAAAACTAATTATCTCAAACAGAAGCTGTTCAAACAGCGACATGCATAG